In Allomuricauda ruestringensis DSM 13258, the following proteins share a genomic window:
- a CDS encoding DUF4920 domain-containing protein produces the protein MKIFNTFTTVFLLGILMVSCKQEAIQGDYFGEEFEISRKVSKTSAPFDQISGKDSLQTQIVGEIKEVCQAKGCWMKVQLESNDEVFVRFKDYGFFVPKDAAGKKVVMKGAAFFEEMSVEDQKHYAEDEGASEDELAQITTPKKTLRFEAEGVLIASQP, from the coding sequence ATGAAGATTTTTAACACTTTTACTACTGTTTTTTTACTGGGTATTTTGATGGTCTCCTGCAAACAAGAGGCTATTCAAGGCGATTATTTTGGGGAGGAATTTGAAATCTCCCGGAAAGTCTCCAAAACATCCGCCCCTTTTGACCAAATTTCAGGCAAGGATTCCTTGCAGACCCAAATCGTGGGCGAGATCAAGGAAGTTTGTCAGGCAAAAGGATGCTGGATGAAGGTGCAGTTGGAATCCAACGACGAGGTTTTTGTCCGTTTTAAGGATTATGGATTCTTTGTTCCCAAAGATGCCGCAGGTAAAAAAGTGGTTATGAAAGGAGCTGCATTTTTCGAGGAAATGTCTGTAGAAGACCAAAAACACTATGCCGAGGACGAAGGTGCTTCCGAAGATGAATTGGCCCAAATAACCACTCCGAAAAAAACACTCAGGTTCGAAGCGGAAGGCGTGCTAATCGCCTCTCAACCTTGA
- the dnaJ gene encoding molecular chaperone DnaJ → MKEDYYEILGVSKGASAAEIKKAYRKKAIEFHPDKNPGDAKAEEMFKKSAEAYEVLGNPDKKAKYDQFGHAAFDGSGGFGGGGMNMDDIFSQFGDIFGGAFGGGGGFSGFGGFGGGQRRAKGSNLRIRVKLTLEEVANGVEKKVKVRRKLQADGVTYRTCPTCKGTGQITKITNTILGRMQTATTCTTCGGAGQSIDKKPAGADAQGLKVEEETVSIKIPPGVEDGMQLKVSGKGNDAPGNGIAGDLLVAIETIEHDTLKREGDNLHYDLYISMPEAVLGSSKEIDAIGGKVRIKLEPGLQSGKILRLRGKGINSLNGYGAGDLLVHVNVWTPKNINKEQKEFFERMQDDDNFVPRPEKSDKSFFEKVKDMFS, encoded by the coding sequence ATGAAGGAGGATTATTACGAAATATTGGGAGTCTCCAAAGGAGCTTCAGCTGCAGAAATAAAAAAAGCCTACAGGAAAAAGGCCATCGAGTTTCACCCGGACAAAAACCCCGGTGACGCCAAGGCAGAGGAAATGTTCAAAAAATCTGCCGAGGCTTATGAAGTATTGGGCAACCCTGACAAAAAGGCAAAATACGACCAATTTGGCCATGCTGCCTTCGATGGAAGTGGCGGATTTGGCGGTGGAGGTATGAATATGGACGATATCTTCAGCCAGTTCGGTGATATTTTTGGAGGTGCCTTTGGTGGCGGTGGCGGATTTAGCGGATTCGGAGGCTTTGGTGGCGGACAGCGCAGAGCCAAGGGAAGTAACCTTCGTATCCGTGTTAAACTAACGCTGGAAGAAGTGGCCAATGGTGTAGAAAAGAAAGTTAAGGTAAGACGAAAGCTTCAAGCTGACGGGGTTACCTATAGAACTTGCCCTACTTGTAAGGGTACCGGACAGATCACAAAGATCACCAACACCATTTTGGGTAGAATGCAAACGGCCACCACCTGTACAACCTGTGGAGGGGCCGGTCAGTCCATAGATAAAAAACCTGCTGGAGCCGATGCTCAAGGGCTCAAGGTTGAAGAAGAGACCGTATCCATTAAAATTCCGCCAGGTGTGGAAGATGGTATGCAGCTAAAAGTATCCGGTAAAGGTAATGATGCTCCCGGAAATGGTATTGCGGGAGATTTGTTGGTTGCGATAGAAACTATTGAGCACGATACTTTAAAGCGAGAAGGAGACAATCTTCACTACGATTTGTACATAAGTATGCCGGAAGCTGTTTTGGGTAGTTCCAAAGAAATTGATGCCATTGGCGGAAAAGTCCGTATAAAATTGGAACCAGGGCTACAGTCTGGGAAGATATTAAGACTTCGTGGCAAGGGAATCAACAGCCTTAATGGGTATGGTGCGGGAGACTTATTGGTGCATGTAAATGTATGGACACCAAAAAATATAAATAAGGAACAAAAGGAGTTTTTTGAGCGTATGCAGGACGATGATAACTTTGTTCCAAGGCCCGAAAAATCGGATAAATCTTTTTTTGAGAAGGTAAAAGATATGTTCTCTTAA
- the crcB gene encoding fluoride efflux transporter CrcB — MKQAFLVFLGGGIGSVLRFLISKPLNPLFHNFFFGTFLVNIIGCLLIGLFLGLSAKGNVLSHNNTLFLATGFCGGFTTFSAFAFEKHTYLKNGELLNLAIYMISSIGIGVLAVILGLWIARHIH, encoded by the coding sequence ATGAAACAGGCCTTTCTTGTTTTTTTGGGTGGGGGAATTGGAAGCGTTTTACGCTTTTTGATTTCCAAACCTCTCAACCCCCTTTTCCATAATTTCTTTTTTGGGACCTTTTTGGTCAATATTATAGGTTGTCTTTTAATTGGACTTTTTTTAGGTCTCTCTGCCAAGGGCAATGTACTATCCCATAACAACACTCTTTTTCTAGCTACTGGATTTTGCGGTGGCTTCACTACTTTTTCTGCATTTGCTTTTGAAAAGCATACCTATTTAAAGAATGGCGAACTCCTCAATTTAGCCATTTACATGATTTCGAGTATTGGCATTGGTGTATTGGCCGTTATTTTGGGATTATGGATCGCCCGACACATCCATTAG
- a CDS encoding TIGR01777 family oxidoreductase gives MKVLITGATGLVGQAITKVLHQKDIPVNYLTTSKDKISSTEDFQGFYWNPNKGEIDLECFKNVQAIINLAGASIAKRWTPKQKRKVLSSRINSLRTLKKGLQQSNNKEVECLVSSSAIGIYPDSVCDYYDESETKIANGFLGEVVQKWEAEAETFEAIGVDVAKIRTGLVLSKDGGALPKMAMPVKNFVGAAIGSGDQWQSWIHIEDLAQMFVFAVENNLRGTYNGVAPNPVTNTKLTKELAKILDRPLWLPNMPAFFLKLVLGKMSALLLESQRVSSKKIEEEGFSFQYANICQALKSLFASQQEGVPASVEA, from the coding sequence ATGAAGGTGTTGATAACAGGAGCTACAGGATTGGTTGGGCAGGCCATAACAAAAGTACTGCACCAAAAAGACATACCCGTAAATTATTTAACCACAAGTAAGGACAAGATTTCTTCCACAGAAGATTTTCAAGGTTTTTACTGGAACCCCAACAAGGGAGAGATTGATTTGGAGTGCTTCAAAAATGTACAGGCCATTATCAATTTGGCCGGAGCCAGTATAGCCAAACGTTGGACCCCCAAGCAAAAAAGGAAAGTACTCTCTAGCCGAATCAATAGCCTAAGAACATTAAAAAAAGGGCTGCAACAGTCCAATAACAAGGAAGTTGAATGCCTTGTTTCGTCTTCTGCCATAGGAATTTATCCAGATTCCGTCTGTGACTATTATGATGAAAGTGAAACCAAAATAGCTAATGGTTTCTTGGGCGAGGTAGTGCAAAAATGGGAAGCCGAGGCCGAAACCTTTGAAGCGATCGGTGTAGATGTGGCTAAAATCAGAACAGGTTTGGTTCTTTCTAAAGATGGCGGTGCCCTGCCCAAAATGGCAATGCCTGTCAAAAACTTTGTTGGAGCAGCCATAGGGAGTGGAGATCAATGGCAATCTTGGATTCATATCGAAGATTTGGCGCAAATGTTCGTTTTTGCGGTAGAGAACAACCTTCGGGGAACGTATAACGGTGTGGCCCCCAATCCAGTAACCAACACAAAACTTACCAAGGAACTGGCAAAAATTTTGGACAGACCGCTTTGGTTGCCCAATATGCCCGCATTTTTCTTAAAGTTGGTTTTGGGCAAAATGTCTGCTCTTTTATTGGAAAGCCAAAGGGTGAGCAGTAAAAAAATTGAAGAAGAAGGATTTTCTTTTCAGTATGCTAATATTTGTCAAGCATTAAAAAGTTTGTTTGCCTCTCAGCAAGAGGGTGTTCCTGCATCCGTGGAAGCATAG
- a CDS encoding ammonium transporter has translation MIVQEQEAIDKAVEAITGDIGALWITLAAVLVFFMQAGFTLVEIGFTRSKNSGNIIMKNVMDLAVGSIMFWAVGYAIMYGSDLVGGGFFRSSPSDQGYLFFSADDWHNLFFQTVFCATAATIVSGAIAGRTKFSTYLIFSAILTTLIYPISGSWYWPFDDDAWLNTAGFVDFAGSSVVHAVGGAAALVAAILVGPRIGKYVDGKAKAIPGHNMAFGALGVFILWLGWFGFNGGSQLAWGGDDTIAATSVIINTNLAAAIGAIAALFFTWARYGRADISMTLNGALAGLVGITAGCGSVNAWGALAIGLICGIVVVASIEFIDKKLKIDDPVGAISVHGVCGFLGTVLIGLFALDGGLLYGGSGKLLWVQTYGSLAYIVWAAVASFIVLFILKKTIGLRVSEQEEVDGLDLHEHGVEAYPEHISQDK, from the coding sequence ATGATTGTACAAGAACAAGAAGCGATAGACAAAGCCGTTGAAGCCATTACTGGCGATATAGGCGCCTTGTGGATTACACTTGCCGCCGTTTTGGTATTTTTTATGCAAGCAGGTTTTACCCTTGTGGAAATAGGTTTTACCAGAAGTAAAAACAGCGGCAATATAATAATGAAAAACGTTATGGACCTTGCCGTAGGCTCAATAATGTTCTGGGCAGTAGGTTACGCCATTATGTATGGTAGCGATTTAGTGGGCGGAGGATTTTTTAGGTCCAGTCCTTCGGATCAGGGATATTTATTTTTTAGTGCCGATGATTGGCACAATCTGTTTTTCCAAACTGTATTCTGTGCCACAGCTGCCACCATTGTGTCCGGAGCTATTGCAGGTAGAACCAAATTTTCCACTTATTTGATTTTCTCCGCAATCCTTACCACTTTAATTTACCCTATTTCAGGTAGCTGGTACTGGCCTTTTGATGACGATGCATGGTTGAACACAGCCGGATTCGTTGATTTTGCAGGTTCTTCCGTAGTGCACGCCGTTGGTGGTGCTGCTGCATTGGTGGCTGCCATTTTGGTTGGGCCGAGAATTGGTAAATATGTGGATGGAAAGGCCAAGGCGATTCCAGGTCACAATATGGCCTTTGGAGCATTGGGTGTGTTTATCCTTTGGTTGGGATGGTTTGGATTTAACGGTGGTTCTCAATTGGCTTGGGGCGGTGACGACACCATTGCAGCAACGAGCGTTATCATAAACACAAACCTTGCCGCTGCCATTGGTGCCATTGCAGCCCTGTTCTTTACCTGGGCCAGATATGGTAGAGCAGATATTTCCATGACATTGAACGGTGCTTTGGCCGGTTTGGTAGGTATTACCGCTGGATGTGGTTCCGTAAATGCTTGGGGAGCCCTTGCCATTGGTTTGATATGTGGTATTGTAGTAGTAGCGTCCATTGAATTTATTGATAAGAAACTTAAGATTGACGACCCAGTAGGTGCCATTTCCGTTCATGGAGTTTGTGGATTCCTAGGAACCGTTCTTATTGGTCTATTTGCACTGGATGGCGGATTACTTTACGGAGGTAGCGGAAAACTACTTTGGGTACAGACATACGGATCGTTGGCCTACATTGTTTGGGCAGCTGTTGCATCCTTTATAGTACTCTTTATATTGAAGAAAACCATTGGGCTTCGCGTATCGGAGCAAGAGGAAGTTGATGGTTTGGATTTGCACGAACATGGAGTGGAAGCTTATCCAGAACACATTTCCCAAGACAAATAG
- a CDS encoding branched-chain amino acid aminotransferase, translating to METMANKIAIEKAKSSKIHDVDFDNLSFGSVYSDHMLVCDYKNGKWNTPKVVPYQPITLDPSAKIFHYGQSIFEGMKAYKDENGKVWLFRPEENCKRLNKSAQRLAIPEIPEAYFMEGLNTLIDLESEWIPQSPGSSLYIRPFVFASGNGFHASPADEYKFIIACAPSGSYFSGKVKVLIEETYSRAANGGVGYAKAGGNYAGQFYPTKLAADKGYQQVIWTDDNTHEFIEEAGAMNVFVRINDTLMTAPTSDRILDGITRKSILDIAKDEGIKTEVRKISVHELVEAAENGSLKEMFGAGTAAVVSPISGFGYHGKDYDLPDLEESYASLLKKRITDIQYNRAEDKFGWRHEVIQ from the coding sequence ATGGAAACAATGGCTAACAAAATTGCTATAGAGAAAGCTAAATCCTCTAAAATCCATGATGTGGATTTTGATAACCTTTCCTTTGGAAGTGTTTATTCTGACCACATGTTGGTCTGTGATTATAAAAACGGAAAATGGAATACACCAAAAGTGGTTCCTTACCAGCCCATTACGCTGGATCCTTCAGCAAAGATTTTCCATTATGGACAGTCTATTTTTGAAGGAATGAAAGCCTACAAGGACGAGAACGGCAAGGTATGGCTTTTTAGACCCGAAGAAAACTGTAAACGTTTGAACAAGTCGGCCCAACGTTTGGCGATTCCTGAAATACCCGAAGCTTATTTTATGGAAGGCCTCAATACTCTTATTGATTTGGAAAGCGAATGGATTCCACAAAGTCCAGGGAGTTCCTTATATATTAGACCTTTTGTTTTTGCCTCTGGAAATGGATTTCACGCTTCACCGGCCGATGAATACAAATTTATTATTGCCTGTGCACCTTCAGGATCTTATTTTTCTGGAAAAGTGAAAGTTTTGATAGAAGAAACCTATTCCCGAGCAGCAAACGGCGGGGTTGGTTATGCCAAAGCTGGTGGTAACTACGCGGGTCAGTTCTACCCAACAAAATTGGCTGCGGACAAAGGGTATCAACAAGTAATTTGGACGGATGACAACACCCATGAGTTTATTGAGGAAGCTGGTGCCATGAACGTTTTTGTTCGTATCAACGACACTTTGATGACCGCACCAACAAGCGACCGTATATTGGATGGGATAACCAGAAAAAGTATTTTGGACATCGCCAAAGACGAAGGCATTAAAACTGAGGTTCGTAAAATATCCGTTCACGAATTGGTTGAAGCGGCAGAAAATGGCTCGTTAAAAGAAATGTTCGGGGCAGGTACGGCTGCGGTAGTTTCTCCGATTTCAGGCTTTGGCTACCACGGCAAGGATTACGATCTTCCGGATTTGGAGGAAAGCTATGCTTCTTTGCTCAAGAAAAGAATCACGGACATTCAATACAACCGGGCCGAAGATAAATTTGGATGGCGACACGAAGTCATCCAGTAA
- the mnmD gene encoding tRNA (5-methylaminomethyl-2-thiouridine)(34)-methyltransferase MnmD, with protein sequence MKRRIITTGDGSKTIQIEDWDEQYHSKHGAVQEAYHVFIEHGLRLFEKTEVKILELGFGTGLNALITLIEAPKQYLSVDYVGVEAFPVSMEEVEALDYCQQLGIEDKQTTFQKMHSSPWEENMPITADFSLFKQKKDFKEVDQQNIFNLIYFDAFGARVQPELWTEEIFLKMYQALKTNGILVTYAAKGSVRRAMQTVGFTVERLPGPPGKREMLRAKKPE encoded by the coding sequence TTGAAACGAAGAATAATTACCACGGGAGATGGCTCCAAAACCATCCAAATAGAGGATTGGGACGAACAGTACCATTCCAAGCATGGTGCCGTCCAAGAAGCTTACCATGTTTTTATCGAACATGGCCTCAGATTATTTGAAAAAACCGAGGTCAAAATCTTGGAGCTTGGTTTTGGCACGGGCCTCAATGCTCTTATTACCCTAATAGAAGCTCCCAAACAATATTTGAGTGTTGATTATGTGGGTGTTGAAGCATTTCCGGTTTCCATGGAAGAAGTGGAAGCATTGGATTATTGCCAACAGTTGGGGATTGAAGATAAGCAAACAACTTTTCAAAAAATGCATAGTTCCCCTTGGGAAGAAAACATGCCAATAACTGCTGATTTTTCTTTGTTCAAACAGAAAAAGGACTTTAAAGAGGTTGATCAGCAAAACATTTTCAATCTTATTTATTTTGATGCATTTGGAGCTAGGGTCCAACCCGAACTTTGGACCGAAGAGATTTTTTTAAAAATGTACCAAGCACTAAAAACCAACGGAATTTTGGTCACTTACGCTGCAAAAGGTAGTGTACGCCGAGCAATGCAAACAGTTGGTTTTACCGTGGAAAGATTACCGGGACCGCCAGGAAAAAGAGAAATGCTTAGGGCCAAAAAACCTGAGTAG
- a CDS encoding ABC transporter ATP-binding protein — protein MDHILVAKNVTKTYGDYTALSNISLQIPENCIYGLLGPNGAGKTSFIRIINQITHQDEGEIWLNGEPLAPKHIASIGYLPEERGLYKSMKVGEQVLYLAQLKGLSKSEAKTRLKYWFDRLNIGDWWDKKIQELSKGMAQKIQFIVTVLHEPKLLIFDEPFSGFDPINANMIKDEILQLKKNGTSIIFSTHRMESVEELCEYIALIHKSEKILDGKLSDIKKAYKNNIFNVGLQVEKEAEVLMQSLEQNLNILSSDIDTLDHQLNFKVQLPTSHTGEILAKLSKMGNINRFEETIPSANDIFIQTVNNKDNDK, from the coding sequence ATGGATCATATCCTTGTTGCCAAAAATGTGACCAAAACCTATGGTGATTACACAGCACTGAGCAACATTTCACTTCAAATTCCTGAGAATTGCATATACGGACTTTTGGGCCCGAATGGGGCGGGTAAAACTTCGTTTATCAGAATTATTAATCAGATTACGCACCAAGACGAGGGGGAAATTTGGCTCAATGGTGAGCCCTTGGCTCCAAAGCATATTGCATCCATCGGTTATCTGCCCGAGGAGCGAGGGCTGTACAAGAGTATGAAGGTGGGAGAGCAGGTACTTTATTTGGCACAATTGAAGGGATTGTCCAAAAGTGAGGCAAAAACAAGACTCAAATATTGGTTCGACCGTTTAAATATTGGTGACTGGTGGGATAAAAAAATACAGGAACTTTCCAAAGGAATGGCCCAGAAGATACAGTTTATCGTTACCGTGCTGCACGAACCAAAACTGTTGATTTTTGATGAACCCTTTAGCGGTTTTGATCCCATTAACGCAAATATGATCAAGGATGAGATCCTTCAGTTGAAAAAAAACGGTACCTCCATCATCTTTTCCACCCACCGTATGGAGTCGGTGGAAGAACTTTGTGAGTACATTGCCCTTATCCATAAGTCCGAAAAGATATTGGACGGAAAACTGTCGGACATCAAAAAAGCGTACAAGAACAACATTTTTAATGTGGGTCTGCAAGTGGAAAAGGAAGCTGAGGTTTTAATGCAATCTTTGGAACAAAATCTCAATATTCTTTCTTCGGATATTGATACATTGGACCATCAACTAAATTTCAAGGTGCAATTACCCACATCCCACACCGGGGAAATTTTGGCAAAACTTTCTAAAATGGGGAATATTAACAGGTTCGAAGAAACCATACCTTCGGCCAACGATATTTTTATTCAAACTGTAAACAACAAGGACAATGACAAGTAA
- a CDS encoding P-II family nitrogen regulator — protein MKKVEAIIRKSKFDEVKKALHQIEVNFFSYWDVTGVGNEKQGHVYRGISYSTSDIQRRYLVIVVSDDFLEKTVNVLLDTASTGNVGDGKIFVSDVIEAYRIRTKENGSAGIN, from the coding sequence ATGAAAAAAGTCGAGGCAATTATTAGAAAATCCAAATTTGATGAGGTGAAAAAAGCCCTACATCAAATTGAGGTCAACTTCTTTAGTTACTGGGATGTAACAGGGGTTGGAAATGAAAAACAAGGACATGTCTATCGTGGCATATCGTACAGTACAAGCGATATACAGCGAAGGTATTTGGTTATCGTGGTTAGCGATGACTTTCTGGAAAAAACCGTGAATGTTTTATTGGACACAGCAAGTACCGGTAACGTTGGTGATGGAAAAATTTTCGTCTCCGATGTTATCGAGGCTTACAGAATCAGAACCAAGGAAAACGGTAGCGCAGGAATCAACTAA
- a CDS encoding nucleoside triphosphate pyrophosphohydrolase family protein translates to MESKIKAVELFHNSFGLGVSQEPKADLGKDKNNLRFNLMDEENREYLEAANNNDLVEVADALGDMLYILCGTILEHGMQYKIEEVFEEIQRSNMSKLGANGKPIYREDGKVLKGPNYFKPDIQNIIDK, encoded by the coding sequence ATGGAAAGTAAAATTAAGGCCGTGGAGCTCTTCCACAATTCTTTTGGTCTCGGAGTTTCCCAAGAGCCAAAGGCAGATTTGGGAAAGGACAAAAACAATCTAAGGTTTAATTTGATGGATGAAGAGAACCGTGAGTATTTGGAAGCCGCCAATAATAACGATTTGGTTGAGGTTGCCGATGCATTGGGCGATATGCTCTACATTTTATGCGGAACCATACTTGAGCATGGCATGCAATACAAGATAGAAGAAGTTTTTGAAGAGATACAACGCAGTAATATGAGTAAACTTGGAGCGAATGGAAAGCCCATTTACCGTGAGGATGGAAAAGTACTGAAAGGCCCAAATTATTTTAAGCCGGACATACAAAACATAATCGACAAATAA
- a CDS encoding ABC transporter permease, producing MTSKLGLIIKREYLAKVRNRSFIVMTILSPLLMVGMIVLIAYLAKINDDETRVVSVLNKSAFFQSEFSPSKNISYVHMDDLTLEQAKDSTNSLEYYGLLYIPEGATVEEVSNSSYLFTKDNPNTSVTKELEDIFQNQLRQDRLQKLGVTSKQFSSVEKPFEINLSTFDGEKSMRGINEIKAIIGGGFGYAIMMFIIIYGGFVMRSVIEEKTSRIIEVIISSVKPFQLMLGKIIGNSLAGITQFIIWIVSASLLLFAAVLIFGIDLTALSSDNGMTPGPMGMSQLGAMDDKMMMYAKEIYDIPWGLLIVSFFIYFILGYLIYSSIYAAIGAAVDNETDTQQFIFPIILPLMLAIYVGFFSVFSNPHGPIAVGFSLFPLTSPIVMLMRLPGGIGEGGVPLWQFLASVFLLIVTFLGIVSLAAKIYRTGILMYGKKPTYKELIKWLRY from the coding sequence ATGACAAGTAAACTTGGTTTGATTATAAAACGCGAATATTTGGCCAAGGTGCGCAACCGTTCCTTTATTGTTATGACCATTTTGAGCCCGCTTCTAATGGTAGGGATGATTGTGCTTATTGCGTATTTGGCCAAAATAAATGATGATGAGACTAGGGTAGTGTCTGTTTTGAATAAAAGTGCCTTCTTTCAAAGTGAATTCAGTCCATCCAAGAATATATCCTATGTCCACATGGACGACTTGACCTTGGAGCAAGCGAAGGACTCAACCAATTCCTTGGAATATTATGGGTTGCTCTATATTCCCGAAGGGGCAACGGTTGAGGAGGTGTCCAATTCCTCATATCTTTTTACTAAGGACAACCCCAATACCTCCGTGACCAAAGAATTGGAGGATATTTTTCAAAACCAATTGCGGCAAGATCGTTTGCAAAAGCTAGGAGTGACCTCAAAACAGTTTTCCAGTGTGGAAAAACCTTTTGAAATCAACCTATCCACATTCGATGGGGAAAAAAGTATGAGGGGCATCAACGAGATCAAAGCTATTATCGGAGGAGGATTTGGCTATGCGATCATGATGTTCATCATTATTTATGGGGGCTTTGTGATGCGCAGTGTTATCGAGGAAAAAACCAGTAGGATTATTGAAGTGATCATATCCTCGGTAAAACCTTTTCAATTAATGCTCGGAAAGATTATTGGAAATTCTTTGGCAGGAATCACCCAGTTTATCATTTGGATTGTTTCCGCATCATTATTGTTGTTTGCAGCAGTATTGATTTTTGGAATAGACTTGACGGCACTATCAAGCGACAATGGGATGACTCCTGGGCCAATGGGAATGTCACAATTAGGCGCCATGGATGATAAAATGATGATGTACGCAAAGGAAATCTACGATATTCCTTGGGGTTTGCTCATAGTATCGTTCTTTATTTATTTTATACTTGGTTACCTTATTTATAGCTCTATTTATGCGGCTATTGGAGCTGCGGTGGATAATGAGACGGATACACAACAATTTATTTTCCCTATTATATTACCTTTAATGCTGGCTATTTATGTTGGGTTCTTTTCAGTGTTTAGCAACCCGCATGGTCCCATTGCAGTTGGGTTTTCGTTGTTTCCGTTAACATCGCCCATTGTAATGCTGATGCGCTTGCCCGGAGGAATTGGGGAAGGAGGAGTGCCTTTGTGGCAATTTTTAGCGTCCGTTTTTCTTTTGATCGTTACCTTTTTGGGTATTGTGTCATTGGCGGCCAAAATTTATAGAACAGGTATCTTAATGTATGGTAAAAAGCCAACGTACAAAGAATTGATAAAATGGTTGAGATATTAA
- a CDS encoding nucleotide exchange factor GrpE, producing MSNKSKVEEMEDEPKKGQTEESTELNDENTKAETTEEIEEEISEEEKLREDLAKEKEKFLRLFAEFENYKRRTSKERMDLFKTAGQEVMVALLPILDDFERALKELSKSEDKEMFKGVELISNKFKETLKNKGLEQVEISPGDVFDAEVHDAITQIPAPDKKMKGKIIDVVEKGFKLGDRIIRHPKVVVGN from the coding sequence ATGAGCAATAAAAGTAAGGTTGAGGAAATGGAAGATGAGCCTAAAAAAGGGCAAACCGAAGAGAGTACTGAGCTGAACGATGAAAATACAAAAGCCGAAACCACGGAAGAAATCGAAGAAGAAATTTCTGAGGAGGAGAAGCTGCGTGAAGATTTGGCAAAAGAAAAAGAAAAGTTCCTTAGGCTTTTTGCCGAGTTTGAAAACTACAAACGAAGAACCTCCAAAGAACGCATGGATTTGTTCAAGACTGCGGGACAAGAAGTCATGGTGGCATTGCTTCCTATTTTGGACGATTTTGAACGTGCGTTAAAAGAGCTTTCCAAATCCGAGGATAAGGAAATGTTCAAAGGAGTGGAACTTATCAGCAATAAATTTAAGGAGACCTTGAAGAACAAGGGGCTGGAACAAGTGGAGATCAGCCCGGGCGATGTGTTTGATGCCGAGGTGCACGATGCCATCACCCAGATTCCTGCACCGGACAAGAAAATGAAAGGGAAAATTATTGATGTGGTTGAAAAAGGATTCAAACTTGGAGACCGTATTATAAGACATCCAAAAGTTGTTGTTGGAAACTAA